From the genome of Haloarcula limicola, one region includes:
- a CDS encoding histidine phosphatase family protein, with protein MSTVLVVRHGETAWNREGRVQGWAPTELTERGREQARRVGSWLDENYDVDRVRSSDLRRTRETAERAVDAAEGLPDPTLDESWRERGFGVYQGFLAEDLFDRHPDHEPEASVSILDTDPEGGESVADFCGRVESAWTDFRQTIDEDETVLLVTHGGVIKVLLSTVADRGRERTLSGHSPPNCSVTEIRLDGERSEVVREGERPEN; from the coding sequence ATGAGCACGGTGCTGGTCGTCCGTCACGGCGAGACCGCCTGGAACCGCGAGGGCCGCGTGCAGGGCTGGGCACCGACCGAACTGACCGAACGGGGCCGCGAGCAGGCGAGGAGAGTCGGCTCGTGGCTCGACGAGAACTACGACGTGGACCGCGTCCGCTCGTCGGACCTCCGGCGGACCCGCGAGACGGCCGAGAGAGCCGTCGACGCCGCCGAGGGCCTCCCCGACCCGACGCTCGACGAATCGTGGCGCGAGCGCGGCTTCGGCGTCTATCAGGGCTTTCTCGCCGAGGACCTCTTCGACCGCCACCCCGACCACGAACCGGAGGCGAGCGTCTCGATTCTCGACACCGACCCCGAGGGCGGCGAGAGCGTCGCCGACTTCTGCGGCCGCGTCGAATCGGCGTGGACCGACTTCCGCCAGACGATCGACGAGGACGAGACGGTGCTGCTGGTCACCCACGGTGGCGTGATCAAGGTCCTGCTCTCGACTGTGGCCGACCGCGGCCGCGAACGGACGCTCTCGGGACACTCGCCGCCGAACTGTTCGGTGACGGAGATACGTCTCGACGGCGAGCGCTCGGAGGTCGTCAGAGAAGGGGAACGGCCCGAGAACTGA